A genomic segment from Clostridium pasteurianum BC1 encodes:
- a CDS encoding glycosyltransferase family 2 protein, which yields MKLIIQIPCYNEENTLPQTFKDLPDSIKGIDEIEYLIINDGSTDNTVDVAKSLGIHHVICFKQNKGLAAGFMAGIDACLCLGADVIVNTDADNQYSGDDIKNLVRPIIDGKYDIVIGSRPIDETEHFSKNKKLFQHLGSWVVRKASNTDIPDAPSGFRAYSRNAAIKLNVVNQYTYTLETIIQAGQDKIAITSVPVKTNPEIRKSRLFKGIGSYIKRSSMTIIRAYMMYKPLKFFCIIGATVFVIGFIIAMRFLMFYLENSGRGHIQSILLSVLLMLFGFQTFITGLQADLIAANRKLLEDIQYRVRKFDYDSEVKNSKAEKKDETD from the coding sequence ATGAAACTTATAATTCAGATACCTTGTTACAATGAAGAGAATACTTTACCACAAACTTTTAAAGATTTACCTGATTCTATTAAAGGTATAGATGAAATAGAGTATCTTATAATAAATGATGGAAGTACAGATAATACCGTGGATGTAGCTAAGTCTCTTGGCATACATCATGTGATTTGTTTTAAACAAAATAAAGGACTTGCAGCAGGTTTTATGGCTGGCATTGATGCATGTTTATGCCTAGGAGCAGATGTTATTGTTAATACCGATGCCGATAATCAGTATTCTGGTGATGATATTAAAAATCTTGTAAGGCCAATTATAGATGGGAAGTATGATATTGTTATTGGCAGCCGCCCTATAGATGAAACAGAACATTTTTCGAAAAATAAAAAATTATTTCAGCATTTAGGCAGTTGGGTAGTAAGAAAAGCTTCAAATACGGATATACCTGATGCACCTAGTGGTTTTAGGGCATATTCACGTAATGCGGCAATAAAATTAAATGTGGTAAATCAATATACCTATACACTTGAAACAATAATACAAGCTGGTCAGGATAAAATAGCCATAACTTCCGTTCCTGTGAAAACGAATCCTGAGATTAGAAAATCTCGTCTTTTTAAAGGTATAGGCAGTTATATAAAACGTTCATCCATGACTATTATACGTGCATATATGATGTATAAACCTCTTAAATTTTTCTGTATTATTGGAGCTACTGTTTTTGTAATAGGATTTATAATAGCAATGCGATTTTTAATGTTTTATTTGGAAAATAGCGGTAGGGGCCATATACAATCTATTCTACTCAGTGTTCTTTTAATGCTATTTGGTTTTCAAACCTTTATTACTGGGCTCCAGGCAGATTTAATTGCCGCTAATCGTAAATTATTGGAAGATATTCAATACCGTGTACGTAAATTTGATTATGATTCAGAGGTGAAAAATTCAAAGGCAGAGAAAAAAGATGAAACAGACTAA
- the ssnA gene encoding putative aminohydrolase SsnA, translating to MLIKNGTIVTFDEKNTVIENGAVYIEDNIIREVGKFSELEKKYKTEKVLDAKGKIVMPGLICSHYHAYSAFARGMILDGDPASNFIEVLRRVWWRLDKKLTLEDVYYSGLVSAIEAVKSGTTTLIDHHASPYACTGSLEELSKAFSKVGVRGNYCYEVSERDGMDIAREGLLENYNFIKKCNNNRDDLITASFGLHASFTVSDETLKEAVVMRDELGCGFHVHVSEGNMDEELSLYNYGKSVVKRLRDMKVLGEKTIAVHGVNIGKEDVDILRKTNSIVVHNPESNMNNAVGIPPILDMMDKDVLVGLGTDGFTGNMFREIDNLYVVHKLVNKDPRIMSVPETIKIAFQNNSEIVKRLFGKPAGVLKEGAFADLIVVDYNSPTPLNSSNAGGHLIFGMNSNNVLSTIINGKVVMKDRRLINIDEEMVMKKSREVSKGLWDRLNNK from the coding sequence ATGCTTATAAAAAATGGAACAATTGTTACTTTTGATGAGAAAAATACAGTTATAGAAAATGGTGCTGTTTACATAGAAGATAATATTATCAGGGAGGTGGGAAAATTCTCTGAGTTAGAGAAAAAATATAAAACAGAGAAAGTATTAGATGCCAAGGGGAAAATAGTGATGCCTGGGCTTATATGTTCCCACTATCATGCATACAGTGCCTTTGCCAGAGGTATGATTCTAGATGGAGATCCGGCTTCAAACTTTATAGAAGTTTTAAGAAGAGTTTGGTGGAGACTGGACAAAAAACTTACCTTGGAAGATGTATATTACAGCGGCTTAGTTTCTGCTATAGAAGCAGTAAAAAGTGGTACTACTACTTTAATAGATCATCATGCCAGCCCCTATGCTTGCACAGGCAGTCTTGAAGAACTTAGCAAGGCTTTTTCAAAGGTGGGAGTTAGAGGAAATTACTGCTATGAAGTGTCTGAGAGAGATGGTATGGATATAGCAAGAGAAGGACTTCTAGAAAATTATAATTTTATAAAGAAGTGTAATAATAACAGAGATGATTTAATAACAGCTTCCTTTGGGCTCCACGCTTCCTTTACAGTATCAGATGAAACTCTAAAAGAGGCAGTGGTTATGAGAGATGAACTTGGCTGCGGGTTCCATGTTCATGTATCTGAAGGAAATATGGATGAAGAACTTAGTCTGTATAACTACGGAAAGAGTGTAGTAAAAAGACTAAGGGATATGAAGGTTCTAGGAGAGAAGACCATAGCTGTACATGGTGTAAACATAGGGAAGGAAGATGTGGATATACTACGGAAAACAAATAGTATAGTAGTTCACAATCCAGAATCCAATATGAATAACGCAGTTGGAATTCCTCCTATTTTAGATATGATGGATAAAGATGTGCTAGTAGGACTTGGTACAGACGGATTTACAGGAAATATGTTTAGAGAAATAGATAATCTTTATGTGGTGCATAAGCTTGTAAATAAAGATCCAAGAATTATGAGTGTGCCGGAAACTATTAAAATTGCTTTCCAAAATAATAGTGAAATAGTTAAGAGATTATTTGGAAAACCTGCTGGAGTATTAAAAGAAGGAGCCTTTGCAGATTTAATAGTAGTGGATTATAATAGTCCAACTCCTTTAAATAGTTCAAATGCAGGAGGCCATCTTATCTTTGGAATGAACAGTAATAATGTGCTCAGCACCATAATAAATGGAAAAGTAGTTATGAAGGATAGAAGACTTATAAATATAGATGAAGAAATGGTTATGAAGAAGTCCAGAGAAGTTTCTAAAGGATTGTGGGATAGGCTAAATAATAAATAG
- a CDS encoding glycosyltransferase, translating into MKQTNFKRDCINNIVHNKKLLFITTKNIDYIRNSQEIDSLKKSAAEVRVIGYSDKGYISRLIKIYVQLLTISLKSYEVIFVGFAPQLIVPFFSFRFKKKIVVEDFFISLYDTMINDRKKFKQNSILAKILLYLDKITLKKAHEIIVDTCAHGDYFVKELEADKGKINILYLTADSSIYYPRLTQKPKELSNKFLVLYFGSILPLQGINTILECVEKMKNISSIVFEIIGPVSKAHMEKYKACENLIFIPWLSQSALAEKISEADLCLAGHFNSTIGKAARTIPGKAYIYNSMKKPMILGDNSANRELFEEDNINNYYVEMGNSDKLKEKILYVMKKKNFKEN; encoded by the coding sequence ATGAAACAGACTAATTTTAAAAGAGATTGTATTAACAATATTGTTCATAACAAAAAGTTACTATTTATAACTACAAAAAATATTGATTATATACGTAATTCTCAAGAAATAGATTCTTTGAAAAAATCAGCTGCAGAGGTTAGGGTAATAGGTTATAGCGATAAAGGATATATTTCTAGACTTATTAAGATATATGTTCAGCTGCTTACTATATCCCTAAAAAGCTATGAAGTGATATTTGTAGGCTTTGCTCCTCAGCTGATTGTACCTTTTTTTAGTTTTAGATTTAAAAAGAAAATTGTTGTAGAAGATTTTTTTATTTCTTTGTATGATACAATGATAAATGATCGAAAAAAATTTAAACAAAATAGTATATTGGCTAAGATACTTTTATATTTAGATAAAATCACACTGAAAAAGGCTCATGAAATTATTGTTGATACTTGCGCTCATGGTGATTATTTTGTAAAAGAACTTGAAGCTGATAAAGGCAAAATAAATATCTTATATCTTACAGCTGATTCATCAATTTATTATCCAAGATTAACTCAGAAGCCAAAGGAATTAAGTAATAAGTTTTTAGTATTGTATTTTGGCAGTATCTTGCCATTGCAAGGCATAAATACTATTTTGGAATGTGTCGAAAAAATGAAAAATATATCTTCTATAGTTTTTGAAATAATAGGGCCTGTAAGTAAAGCACATATGGAAAAATACAAAGCATGTGAAAATTTAATCTTTATCCCTTGGCTTTCTCAATCTGCTTTAGCAGAAAAAATTTCAGAAGCAGATTTATGCTTGGCTGGACATTTTAACAGTACTATAGGCAAAGCAGCCAGAACGATTCCCGGTAAAGCTTATATTTATAATTCTATGAAAAAACCAATGATATTAGGAGATAATTCTGCTAATCGTGAGCTGTTTGAAGAAGATAATATTAATAACTATTATGTTGAAATGGGTAATTCCGATAAATTAAAAGAAAAAATACTTTACGTGATGAAAAAGAAAAATTTTAAGGAAAACTAA
- a CDS encoding UDP-glucose dehydrogenase family protein, with translation MSKRITVVGTGYVGLVAAIGFADFGNQVIGVDIDKEKVDKLNAGISPIYEHGINDYLNRNLKSKRLRFSSDIASSIIESEVIFIGVGTPPKDNGDVDLSQVENVINEISKNLNDYKVIVTKSTVPVGTNKWIKEYIKEKTNSDNFDVVSNPEFLREGKAITDFFHPDRVIIGYESEKSKEILKDVYRSLYLVETPFVWCNYETAELIKYANNAFLATKITFINQIANLSETIGADVNEVAKALGMDGRINSKFLHAGPGYGGSCFPKDTKALVQIGAKYDVNMSLVKEVINSNELQKIRMVKKLKNILGDLNDRCIAILGLAFKSETDDMRESPAISIINELIKNNCKIKVHDPKALNNAKKLFGDKIIYCEYSLEAVKDADALMLVTEWNEYRNLNLNNIAKLIKQKIIIDTRNMLPATKVKELGFIYEGVGRK, from the coding sequence ATGTCTAAAAGAATAACAGTAGTAGGTACAGGATATGTGGGTTTAGTTGCAGCAATAGGTTTTGCTGATTTTGGTAACCAGGTTATAGGTGTTGATATTGATAAAGAAAAAGTAGATAAACTTAATGCTGGTATATCTCCAATTTACGAACACGGCATTAATGACTATCTAAATAGGAATTTAAAAAGTAAACGCTTAAGATTCAGCTCAGATATTGCTTCATCCATAATTGAATCAGAAGTAATTTTCATAGGAGTTGGAACACCTCCAAAGGATAATGGTGATGTGGACTTATCTCAGGTAGAAAATGTAATTAATGAAATTTCTAAAAACTTAAATGATTATAAAGTTATTGTTACTAAGTCTACAGTTCCAGTTGGAACAAATAAATGGATAAAAGAATACATAAAAGAGAAAACAAATTCAGATAACTTTGATGTAGTTTCAAATCCAGAATTTTTAAGAGAAGGTAAGGCTATAACTGATTTTTTCCATCCAGACAGAGTTATTATAGGCTATGAATCTGAAAAATCAAAAGAAATACTTAAGGATGTCTATAGATCTTTATATTTAGTAGAAACTCCTTTTGTATGGTGTAATTATGAAACTGCTGAACTAATAAAATATGCAAACAATGCTTTTTTAGCAACAAAAATTACATTTATAAATCAAATTGCAAATCTATCAGAAACTATTGGAGCAGATGTAAATGAAGTGGCAAAAGCTTTAGGCATGGACGGCAGAATAAATTCTAAATTTTTGCATGCAGGTCCCGGATATGGTGGAAGCTGTTTCCCAAAGGATACAAAAGCCTTGGTACAAATTGGAGCTAAATACGATGTTAATATGAGTCTGGTTAAAGAGGTTATAAATTCTAATGAATTACAAAAAATCAGAATGGTTAAGAAACTTAAAAATATATTGGGAGATTTGAATGATAGGTGTATTGCCATATTAGGCTTAGCTTTTAAATCTGAAACAGATGATATGAGAGAGTCACCAGCCATTAGTATAATAAATGAATTAATAAAAAATAATTGTAAAATAAAAGTGCATGATCCAAAAGCATTAAATAATGCAAAAAAATTATTTGGTGATAAGATCATATACTGTGAATATAGTCTAGAAGCAGTTAAAGATGCAGATGCTTTAATGCTGGTTACAGAATGGAATGAGTATAGAAACTTAAATTTAAATAATATTGCAAAATTAATAAAACAAAAAATAATTATAGATACAAGAAATATGCTGCCAGCAACAAAAGTAAAAGAATTAGGATTTATTTATGAGGGTGTAGGCAGAAAATAG
- a CDS encoding FAD binding domain-containing protein: MVDNENKKEIITYMPEDLQEALEILDKDEVIILAGGTDLMVRRKNSSGLIPRFDKDTLFVNNLKELKNIYKDDSYINIGAGCTLSQISDNSIIPDYIKIVISDFASLGIRNAATMVGNVCNASPAGDTLPLLYALNAKMLIKSIKKEKLVDIKDFITGPGRHILNKNEMVTEIKLPLEIFNKFYYKKVGTRKATAISKLSFMGLARINGDVIEDIRIAFGAVAAAAVKSDVIEKSIAGKTFKEIALNKDNIAAEYSNFITPIDDQRSNKEYRKKVSINLLVDFLEHLNI; encoded by the coding sequence ATGGTAGATAATGAAAATAAAAAAGAAATAATAACTTATATGCCTGAAGATCTGCAAGAAGCCCTGGAAATACTAGATAAAGATGAAGTTATAATTCTTGCTGGTGGCACTGATCTTATGGTAAGAAGAAAAAACTCATCAGGTCTTATACCAAGATTTGATAAAGATACTTTGTTTGTAAATAATTTAAAAGAACTAAAAAATATTTATAAAGATGACAGTTATATAAATATAGGTGCAGGTTGTACACTCTCTCAGATAAGTGATAACAGCATAATACCTGACTATATAAAGATAGTAATATCAGATTTTGCATCTCTTGGAATAAGGAATGCAGCAACTATGGTAGGAAATGTATGCAATGCGTCTCCTGCGGGAGATACTTTGCCTCTATTATATGCACTTAATGCAAAGATGCTTATCAAAAGTATAAAAAAAGAAAAACTAGTAGATATAAAAGACTTTATCACGGGCCCGGGGAGGCACATATTAAATAAAAATGAAATGGTAACAGAAATAAAATTACCACTGGAGATTTTTAATAAGTTCTATTATAAGAAAGTTGGAACAAGAAAGGCAACAGCTATATCAAAGCTTTCCTTTATGGGCCTTGCAAGGATTAATGGGGATGTAATTGAGGATATAAGAATAGCTTTTGGAGCGGTGGCTGCTGCTGCTGTTAAATCAGATGTTATAGAAAAGAGCATTGCCGGAAAAACTTTTAAGGAAATAGCTTTAAATAAAGATAATATTGCGGCGGAGTATTCTAATTTCATAACACCTATTGACGATCAGAGATCTAATAAAGAGTATAGAAAGAAAGTATCGATAAATTTATTGGTGGATTTTTTAGAACATTTGAATATATAG
- a CDS encoding lysylphosphatidylglycerol synthase domain-containing protein, giving the protein MRNKIIKYIGYIITIVAFIFIGKSFLSMNLDVKYIKNPFSAIIFVILMSIGYAVTVYISSYAWKSILEFINKDSIPFKDITGVYVKSNIAKYLPGNVMHFAGRNLLASRLGFKQLDITFCTILEIVVLIFTAVIIPLIFAMRIFRNSLEYALLKVNHNIIWVVLTALAILVLLAIWIICKKKQLLKNYSHIFTKKFLILLCKLFFIYSITLIIPGIFLMLSLKFILHCNVSLNMTMIIISSYTISWVLGFIAPGAPGGIGIRETILLLILTPFYTNSVVLMATIILRVISVLGDLIAFFLEPVIESKVLS; this is encoded by the coding sequence ATGAGAAATAAGATTATTAAATATATAGGATACATAATTACAATAGTAGCATTTATTTTTATAGGAAAATCTTTTCTTTCCATGAATTTAGATGTGAAATACATAAAAAATCCATTTTCAGCTATAATATTTGTGATATTAATGTCTATAGGATATGCCGTAACAGTCTATATATCCTCTTATGCCTGGAAAAGCATATTAGAGTTTATTAATAAAGATTCTATACCATTTAAAGATATTACAGGTGTCTACGTAAAATCTAATATTGCTAAATACTTGCCTGGAAATGTAATGCATTTTGCAGGTAGAAATTTATTGGCAAGTAGGCTTGGATTTAAGCAGCTGGATATTACCTTTTGTACTATACTTGAAATAGTCGTGTTGATTTTTACTGCAGTTATTATACCACTTATATTTGCAATGAGAATTTTTAGAAATTCACTAGAATATGCATTACTTAAAGTAAATCATAATATTATTTGGGTGGTTTTAACAGCTTTAGCCATATTGGTATTACTAGCAATTTGGATTATATGTAAAAAGAAACAGCTTTTAAAAAACTACAGTCATATATTTACAAAGAAATTTCTTATACTTTTATGCAAATTATTTTTTATTTATAGTATAACACTAATAATTCCCGGAATATTTTTGATGTTATCTTTAAAATTCATTCTTCATTGTAACGTTTCGCTGAATATGACTATGATAATAATATCTTCTTATACGATTTCCTGGGTGCTTGGCTTTATAGCACCTGGCGCTCCAGGGGGAATAGGCATAAGAGAAACGATTTTACTTCTTATATTAACGCCATTTTATACAAATAGTGTAGTGCTTATGGCGACTATTATACTTAGAGTTATATCAGTTTTAGGGGATTTAATAGCATTTTTTTTAGAACCTGTAATAGAAAGTAAAGTTTTATCTTAA
- a CDS encoding 4Fe-4S dicluster-binding protein, giving the protein MADLKVKIGGMDFENPVMVAAGPPSRNAEMIIDCVKNGAGGVVSKTISTEAAHIPKPCMADYKTRFLNTELWSELSPEHWIEKEYEKAKTCGVPLIVGMGYTPEQIENLIPRVDKFADAYEISSHYVGRDITPVLNTLKAAKAHTKKPVFMKVSPGIADMGEFGRALENAGADGLVAINSVGPCFAIDIETGLPNMGSEAGYGWMSGAAIKPIALRHVYELSKAVKIPVLAVGGITKGEDVIEMFMAGAAAVQVCTQAIVEGNKAFGRIVKETNNWLDSHGYKSLDDVRGITIEKLKERKAPQYDTVYPVVTEDNCIGCGKCKESCVYQAITVDNKKAVVDNSRCFGCGLCSTRCPVGAIKL; this is encoded by the coding sequence ATGGCAGATTTAAAAGTAAAAATAGGTGGTATGGATTTTGAAAATCCTGTTATGGTTGCAGCAGGACCGCCTTCCAGGAATGCAGAAATGATTATAGATTGTGTAAAAAACGGAGCTGGCGGAGTAGTAAGTAAGACTATATCCACAGAGGCTGCGCATATACCTAAGCCTTGCATGGCTGATTACAAGACAAGATTTTTAAATACGGAGCTTTGGTCTGAACTTAGTCCAGAACATTGGATTGAGAAGGAATATGAAAAGGCTAAAACATGTGGAGTACCTTTAATTGTAGGAATGGGATATACTCCAGAGCAAATAGAGAATCTAATCCCTAGAGTGGATAAATTTGCAGATGCCTATGAAATATCCAGTCACTATGTAGGGAGAGATATAACACCTGTATTAAATACTTTAAAAGCAGCAAAGGCTCATACTAAAAAGCCAGTATTCATGAAGGTAAGCCCCGGAATTGCGGATATGGGCGAATTTGGAAGAGCACTGGAGAATGCTGGTGCAGATGGATTAGTTGCTATAAACTCTGTTGGACCATGTTTTGCCATAGATATAGAAACAGGACTACCTAATATGGGAAGTGAAGCAGGCTACGGTTGGATGTCTGGAGCGGCTATAAAGCCAATTGCACTGAGACATGTATATGAACTTTCCAAGGCAGTAAAAATTCCCGTGCTTGCAGTAGGTGGAATTACCAAGGGGGAAGATGTTATTGAAATGTTTATGGCTGGAGCAGCAGCAGTTCAGGTCTGTACTCAAGCTATAGTTGAAGGAAATAAGGCTTTTGGTAGAATAGTAAAGGAAACAAATAACTGGTTAGATAGCCATGGTTATAAATCCTTAGATGATGTAAGAGGTATAACTATAGAGAAGCTGAAGGAAAGAAAGGCTCCACAATATGATACTGTTTATCCAGTAGTCACTGAAGATAATTGTATTGGCTGTGGAAAATGTAAAGAAAGCTGTGTATATCAGGCTATAACTGTGGATAATAAAAAGGCGGTTGTGGATAATTCTAGATGTTTTGGCTGTGGACTCTGCAGCACTCGTTGTCCAGTTGGGGCTATAAAACTTTAA
- a CDS encoding (2Fe-2S)-binding protein codes for MEVKINFNLNNKDMSLKVNPLRRLLDLLREDLKLTSPKEGCGQGECGACSVIINGNLINSCCVPVGNIEGAKVITIEGLMGTKEFDILKESFDEAGAVQCGFCTPGMIMASYALLTKNKNPNEDKIRTGISGNICRCTGYDKIIEAVKMAAKKGEDIW; via the coding sequence ATGGAAGTGAAAATTAATTTTAATCTGAATAATAAAGATATGAGTTTAAAAGTTAATCCCTTAAGAAGATTGCTGGATTTATTAAGAGAGGATTTAAAATTGACATCTCCTAAGGAAGGCTGTGGACAAGGCGAATGTGGAGCTTGCTCTGTTATAATAAATGGAAATTTAATTAATTCCTGCTGTGTTCCCGTTGGAAATATAGAGGGAGCTAAGGTTATAACCATAGAAGGGCTTATGGGAACAAAGGAATTTGATATTCTTAAAGAATCCTTTGATGAAGCAGGAGCAGTGCAGTGTGGTTTCTGTACTCCTGGAATGATAATGGCATCTTATGCACTGCTTACTAAGAATAAAAATCCTAATGAAGATAAAATAAGAACAGGTATATCGGGTAACATATGTAGATGCACGGGGTATGATAAAATAATCGAGGCTGTGAAGATGGCAGCGAAAAAGGGTGAAGACATATGGTAG
- a CDS encoding xanthine dehydrogenase family protein molybdopterin-binding subunit, which produces MFIKDISKPVKRIDVDGKICGTTKYLADMEFKDALYAKTLRSEKARAKLLSIDLPEMPEGYFIVDKDDIPGRNKVKMIFYDQPFFAEDTVNYIGEPILLVVGPEKEKIEELTSKIEVNYEELPGVFTIEDAEKCTETIYGKDNCFADYKYGKGDIESIKDRAAHVFERNYKTGYQEHVYLEPQGMVGSYEDGRVKIVGSMQCPYYIKDAVVEALGAEYDKVQIVQSNTGGGFGGKEEYPSILGGQVAAAALKTKKTVKLIFDRDEDIQCTTKRHPSDITLKTYLDKDYKIICVEADVKLDAGAYAGISNIVLQRTIFAVIGAYNVKNVKVRGRAFATNNVVTGAYRGFGGPQAFLAAELNMEYIAEKLNIDVLNFKRKNLLKKGDFSSTGGTFREDILLPEIIDTVDNMSDYSNKRKAYKNTLKGIGMSVFFHGGGFTGNGERDIIKAKVKLKKYADNKVEIFVANVEMGQGASTTLKKIAAYILEIPFEDILFTNPDTDRVPDSGPTVASRTTMIVGKIIENAASDMKATWKQDEEMEVIKRYEHPEGFKWDAEKFVGDAYNTYSWGANVVEVEVNPVTYEVDVKGIWTAFDVGKAIDERIVEGQIEGGVSQGLGYASMEVMKSKEGRLIQRTNTDYIVPTAKDFPKIHSKLINCPYENGPSGAKSVGELTTIGSGAAYAIAVQNAIGKPLNEIPITPELLMEVMENGSEN; this is translated from the coding sequence ATGTTTATTAAGGATATCAGTAAACCAGTAAAGAGAATAGATGTAGATGGGAAAATATGCGGTACTACAAAGTATCTAGCTGACATGGAGTTTAAAGATGCATTATATGCAAAGACATTGAGATCAGAAAAGGCAAGGGCTAAATTGCTCTCCATAGATTTACCTGAAATGCCAGAGGGATATTTTATTGTAGATAAAGATGATATACCAGGGAGAAATAAGGTAAAAATGATTTTTTATGATCAGCCTTTTTTCGCTGAGGATACTGTAAATTATATAGGTGAACCAATCCTTCTTGTAGTAGGACCTGAAAAGGAGAAAATAGAGGAATTGACATCTAAAATAGAGGTAAATTACGAGGAACTTCCAGGAGTATTTACCATAGAAGATGCTGAAAAGTGTACAGAAACCATATATGGTAAGGATAATTGCTTTGCAGATTATAAATATGGTAAAGGTGACATTGAGAGTATTAAAGATAGAGCGGCTCATGTGTTTGAGAGAAATTACAAAACAGGATATCAGGAGCATGTATATCTTGAACCTCAAGGGATGGTAGGTTCCTATGAAGATGGGCGTGTAAAAATAGTGGGTTCTATGCAGTGCCCTTATTATATTAAGGATGCAGTAGTAGAAGCACTTGGAGCCGAATACGATAAGGTACAGATTGTTCAAAGTAATACTGGTGGTGGCTTTGGCGGTAAAGAAGAGTATCCTTCTATATTAGGAGGACAAGTGGCAGCAGCAGCTTTAAAGACAAAGAAAACTGTTAAACTTATATTTGATAGAGATGAGGACATACAATGCACTACTAAGAGACATCCTTCAGATATAACATTAAAAACTTATTTAGATAAAGATTATAAGATAATTTGCGTAGAGGCAGATGTAAAGTTGGATGCTGGTGCATATGCAGGAATATCAAATATAGTGTTGCAAAGAACAATCTTTGCAGTAATTGGAGCGTATAATGTAAAAAATGTAAAGGTTAGAGGAAGAGCTTTTGCTACTAATAATGTAGTAACAGGAGCTTATAGAGGCTTTGGGGGACCACAAGCCTTTTTAGCAGCAGAACTTAATATGGAATATATTGCTGAAAAGCTTAATATAGATGTTCTTAATTTTAAAAGAAAGAATCTACTTAAAAAAGGAGACTTTTCTTCCACTGGAGGAACCTTTAGAGAGGATATACTTCTTCCAGAGATCATTGATACTGTAGATAATATGTCTGATTATAGTAATAAACGTAAAGCATATAAGAATACTCTAAAAGGTATTGGAATGTCTGTATTTTTCCATGGTGGTGGTTTTACCGGTAATGGAGAAAGAGATATTATAAAGGCAAAGGTAAAACTAAAGAAATACGCTGACAACAAAGTTGAAATTTTTGTAGCAAATGTAGAAATGGGGCAAGGAGCTAGTACTACCCTTAAAAAGATTGCAGCTTATATCTTAGAAATTCCGTTTGAAGATATTCTATTTACCAATCCAGATACAGATAGAGTACCTGATTCAGGACCTACAGTAGCATCCAGAACTACTATGATAGTTGGAAAGATTATAGAGAATGCTGCTAGTGATATGAAGGCAACCTGGAAGCAGGATGAGGAAATGGAAGTTATAAAGAGATATGAACATCCCGAAGGCTTCAAATGGGATGCAGAAAAGTTTGTTGGAGATGCTTATAATACTTATTCCTGGGGAGCAAACGTAGTGGAAGTTGAAGTTAATCCAGTAACCTATGAAGTGGATGTAAAGGGTATTTGGACAGCATTTGATGTTGGAAAAGCTATAGATGAGAGAATAGTAGAAGGACAAATAGAAGGTGGAGTATCTCAAGGTCTTGGCTATGCCAGTATGGAAGTAATGAAATCTAAGGAAGGCAGACTTATTCAAAGAACTAATACGGATTATATTGTTCCAACTGCCAAGGATTTTCCTAAAATACACAGTAAATTAATTAACTGTCCCTATGAAAATGGACCTTCTGGAGCTAAAAGTGTGGGGGAACTTACAACGATAGGATCAGGAGCGGCCTATGCCATTGCAGTACAGAATGCCATAGGGAAGCCGCTTAATGAAATACCTATAACTCCAGAATTGCTAATGGAGGTGATGGAAAATGGAAGTGAAAATTAA